The genome window AACCACGGGTTTTTATGAATGGTGAAAGGGTTGATGATATATTTAAAAACAAGAACACAAAGACAGTTATAGAATCTAATAAGGCAAGTTATAAGTGGGCACTTGATCCAGCATATAAGGATATTATGACATGCTATTCACCAATTATTAATGATACAGTAAATAGATATACCCATATTAGCAGGAGCAATAAAGAGCTTGTTGAAAAAGCAAAGGCAGGGACCTTTACAGCTGAGATGTTGGGCACATGTATTTACCGCTGCGTTGGCTATGATACATTTCATGCCCTTTATGCAACTACCTGGGAAATGGATAAAGAGCTAGGTACAGATTACCATCAAAGATTTCTTGATTATCTAAAAATGGTTCAAAAAAATGATCTGTCAGTGGCAGGTGCAATGACTGAGCCTAGGGGTAATAGGAAAAAGAAAACTTTAGAGTGGAGTGACCCCTATCTTTCGTTGAAGATAGTTGATAAAAATAAAGACGGTATTGTTGTTAAAGGTGCAAAATTAAATATTAGCGGAGCTTATGGCAGTCATTATATAAATGTATTACCACAGGGAGCTCACTATAAAGGTGAGGAAGACTATGCAGTTGCCTTTGCAACCCCATCAGATGCTAAAGGGATTACCTATGTATGTCAATATACTCCTTATTCTGCTGAAAGAGACCTCATGGATGATATTGAATATTTGGGGAATCCCCTATTTGGACAACGTGAGACATCGATGGTTATATTTGATAACGTATTTGTTCCGTGGGAGAGAGTATTTCATTGTGGAGAATATCAATATTCCATTAAGTTTATAACGAGATTTGCAAAAACTCACCGAATGACCTGTGGTGGCACATGTAAGGTAGGATTTATGAATCAGATAATAGGTGCATGTAAACTGATCCAGGAATATAAGGGTTTAGAAAAGGCTGCGCATATTAATGATGAATTAATGGAGATGGTTGTTCTAAGGGAGACATGCAGGGCTTGCGGTATAACTGCAGCGCAAAATGGTGCTGAAGAGCCAGAGGGCTCAGGTATATATCTACCTGATGAGCTTATGGGTAATGTATCTAAATTGAATGTAGCAAAAGCATTTTGGCGTGTTTTAGCACTTGCTGGGGATATAGGTGGTGGTTTAGTTGTTACATTGCCATCATTAAAAGAGCTTAAAAATCCAGAGGTTAAAGATTATGTGGAGGAATATCTAAATTTTGACTCAAATACATCTACAGAAAATATTATGAAGGTTACAAAATTAATTCAAAATTGGACTGCTGGGCTTCATGGTGTAGGTACGTGGCATGGTGCAGGACCCATAATGGCCCAAAAGATTATGCTTCAAAGGGTGATAGATTATGAACCTGATAAAGAGCTTGTAAAAAAGATGTTAAATATAGAATGATTAAAAATCCACTTAGGGGTTATAGTTCTATTGCTGGTATAGGTTTTACAAAAAAGGGGAGAATTGAAGATAGGACTGCCCTTAGCTTTCATGTTGAAGCATGTGCAAATGCTATAAAAGATGCTGGCTTAAAAAAGGATACAAAGAACATATATTACCTATCCAAAGATGCAATGATTGTGGATTTGTTAGGTGGCCCCCTGCTATTTATCACTATGCATATCATGAGGCCTTTAAAGGTAGAATACTCTATAATGCAGCAGTAGTAAAACTAGATGAAGGACCAATGCTATTAATAAATATTGTTGATTGTAATAATAAAGAATTATCATGTGATATTAGTATTACAGCTGTTTTTAAGAGTATTACATCAGATTATGTTTTACCTTGTTTCAAAATTGTGAAGAATTGAATGTAGTTATTTTTGATGAGAATACAAAGAAAAATTGAATGAGAAATATGTATTCAAGTTTTTTTGCTGCTGAATAAAAAAGAGGAAATCATAGAGTGGTCTTTATTTATTATGTTTGAAATATTTAAAAATATGTAGAAGCAAATTGTTTGTATTAAAAATGGTGGAGGTAAAATTATGGATTGTATTTTTTGTAAGATAGCAAAAGGGGAAGCTCCCTCTAGAAAGCTTTATGAAGAT of Deferribacterota bacterium contains these proteins:
- a CDS encoding 4-hydroxyphenylacetate 3-hydroxylase N-terminal domain-containing protein gives rise to the protein PRVFMNGERVDDIFKNKNTKTVIESNKASYKWALDPAYKDIMTCYSPIINDTVNRYTHISRSNKELVEKAKAGTFTAEMLGTCIYRCVGYDTFHALYATTWEMDKELGTDYHQRFLDYLKMVQKNDLSVAGAMTEPRGNRKKKTLEWSDPYLSLKIVDKNKDGIVVKGAKLNISGAYGSHYINVLPQGAHYKGEEDYAVAFATPSDAKGITYVCQYTPYSAERDLMDDIEYLGNPLFGQRETSMVIFDNVFVPWERVFHCGEYQYSIKFITRFAKTHRMTCGGTCKVGFMNQIIGACKLIQEYKGLEKAAHINDELMEMVVLRETCRACGITAAQNGAEEPEGSGIYLPDELMGNVSKLNVAKAFWRVLALAGDIGGGLVVTLPSLKELKNPEVKDYVEEYLNFDSNTSTENIMKVTKLIQNWTAGLHGVGTWHGAGPIMAQKIMLQRVIDYEPDKELVKKMLNIE